In the Ascochyta rabiei chromosome 17, complete sequence genome, one interval contains:
- a CDS encoding DASH complex subunit dam1, variant 2 — MASTTPTREPPSSRDRRLRSRSPRSRPTTPLRPASRSSLRDSAQRSRGAPSSHALDRLQDGFAELSDAMADLEQNFVQLQLMHESLARFTESFAGFLYGMNMNAFCVDFPEVGIAQVWVRNRHGFCFAKLEAKHFTSLRQEQQLMLVSRHPCWTRSGARKTTPPSTPPPISPTAAHQPSTTQTPPSSPQTHRLSTTRRAQR, encoded by the coding sequence ATGGCGTCAACAACACCCACCCGGGAACCGCCGTCCTCGCGCGACCGCCGTCTCCGCTCGCGCTCCCCTCGCTCGCGCCCAACTACGCCGCTTCGGCCCGCGTCGCGCAGCTCCCTCCGCGACAGCGCCCAGCGGTCCCGCGGCGCACCCTCGTCCCATGCCCTCGACCGCCTGCAGGACGGCTTCGCCGAGCTGAGCGACGCCATGGCCGATCTGGAGCAGAACTTTGTCCAGCTGCAGCTCATGCACGAGAGCCTGGCGCGCTTCACCGAGAGCTTTGCCGGCTTCCTGTACGGCATGAACATGAACGCCTTCTGCGTCGACTTTCCCGAGGTAGGCATTGCGCAAGTCTGGGTCAGGAACAGGCATGGCTTTTGCTTCGCCAAGCTGGAGGCCAAGCACTTTACAAGTCTGAGGCAAGAACAGCAGCTGATGTTGGTATCCAGGCACCCGTGCTGGACTCGTTCAGGCGCCCGCAAAACCACACCTCCCTCAACCCCTCCGCCCATCTCCCCAACCGCCGCGCATCAGCCGTCGACGACGCAGACGCCACCTTCCTCACCACAGACACATCGTTTGTCGACAACCCGCCGAGCTCAAAGGTAG
- a CDS encoding phosphatidylinositol transfer protein csr1, translating into MTPWRRVPPSLLVEKRSSQGGSHAAYLLGPRFDLDQPTVYRRSSCAAARHLDFRPDSPSAEQGDRLQPHRAFPCNTHDLLSHPMFISMSLRPYTLKTLSHASCPAPAAQAATRASRSSAPFAPRRWTASVSRAQRHPLRERRTPPARCQQSGSGLWTAAVVVGLAVGGALLVPVFSATPLSATEERTSPLDTTSTTSTTSATSTTSATDATDSFLVMAPNTPAGRPGTLTPQEEEKLRELWALTMKVFGVHVSAAEPTNGGQTPAAPVAAPATAAPAEEKKKKSKLSVFSRHKKDKSDKSAEAESTPTSGAQTPDLARLSLSTDDDKFGQTADFRATVANTPPEDLRNAFWSMVKHDHPDALLLRFLRARKWDVEKALVMMISTMHWRLDEMHVDDKIVKHGELGALVEASSTTDPKAKKNDEDFLMQLRMGKSYLHGLDKEGRPICVVRARLHKAGEQTDESLEKFTVLMIETARLLLRPPIDTATIIFDMTDFSMANMDYAPVKFMIKCFEANYPESLGAVLVYKAPWVFNAVWAIVRGWLDPVVAAKVSFVKNVDELERFVPRKQIHKELGGDEDWVYTYPEPVPGENDAMQDEASRQAIQTDRTQIVSRYESTVLAWIKAGAQGGSIEERRRERDAVAEELRQNYWKLDPYVRARTLYDRMGVIQQGGQLAFYPAAPAAPGRASTSADDLD; encoded by the exons ATGACGCCGTGGCGCCGCGTCCCCCCCTCCTTGCTCGTTGAGAAACGCTCGAGCCAAGGCGGGTCGCATGCCGCATACCTGCTAGGTCCGCGCTTCGACCTCGACCAGCCCACCGTCTACCGGCGCTCGTCCTGTGCTGCTGCTCGACACCTCGACTTCCGTCCGGACTCGCCTTCTGCCGAGCAAGGCGATCGGCTACAGCCGCACCGAGCGTTCCCGTGCAATACGCATGACCTGCTCAGCCACCCCATGTTTATATCCATGTCCCTTCGCCCTTACACGCTGAAGACACTCTCCCACGCTTCCTGTCCAGCACCCGCAGCACAAGCAGCCACCCGCGCCAGCAGAAGCAGCGCTCCTTTCGCCCCTCGACGCTGGACCGCCTCGGTCTCCCGCGCTCAGCGACACCCCCTCCGCGAACGAAGAACCCCCCCAGCCCGCTGCCAGCAAAGCGGCTCAGGGCTTTGGACTGCTGCCGTAGTAGTCGGTCTTGCCGTTGGCGGCGCATTGCTCGTCCCCGTCTTCAGCGCGACTCCGCTCTCCGCCACCGAAGAGCGCACCTCCCCCTTGGacaccacctccaccacctccaccacctccgccacctccaccacctccGCCACAGACGCCACAGACTCCTTCCTCGTCATGGCCCCCAACACGCCCGCCGGTCGCCCCGGCACGCTGACGCCGCAAGAGGAGGAGAAGCTGCGCGAGCTATGGGCGCTCACCATGAAGGTCTTTGGCGTGCACGTGTCGGCCGCGGAACCAACCAACGGCGGGCAGACACCCGCAGCGCCCGTGGCTGCCCCCGCCACGGCAGCGCCTgcagaggagaagaagaagaagagcaagctGAGCGTCTTCTCGAGGCACAAAAAGGACAAGTCGGACAAGAGTGCCGAGGCAGAGTCGACGCCCACGTCAGGAGCACAGACGCCCGACCTTGCACGCCTGTCCCTCTCCACCGACGACGACAAGTTCGGCCAGACGGCAGACTTCAGGGCCACCGTCGCAAACACGCCGCCAGAGGACCTGCGCAACGCCTTCTGGAGCATGGTCAAGCACGACCACCCCGACGCCCTCCTCCTGCGCTTCCTGCGCGCCCGCAAATGGGACGTCGAGAAGGCGCTGGTCATGATGATCTCCACCATGCACTGGCGCCTCGACGAGATGCACGTCGACGACAAGATTGTCAAGCACGGCGAGCTGGGCGCGTTGGTAGAGGCCAGCAGCACGACCGACCCAAAGGCCAAGAAGAACGACGAGGACTTTTTGATGCAGCTGCGCATGGGCAAGAGCTACCTCCACGGCCTCGACAAGGAGGGGAGGCCCATATGCGTCGTCCGCGCACGCCTGCACAAAGCCGGCGAGCAGACGGACGAGAGTCTCGAGAAGTTCACCGTCCTGATGATCGAGACGGCGCGTCTGCTGCTCCGGCCGCCGATTGACACCGCC ACCATCATCTTCGACATGACCGACTTCTCCATGGCCAACATGGACTACGCGCCGGTCAAGTTCATGATCAAGTGCTTCGAAGCAAACTACCCAGAGTCCCTCGGCGCCGTGCTGGTCTACAAGGCGCCCTGGGTCTTCAACGCCGTCTGGGCCATCGTCCGCGGCTGGCTGGACCCCGTGGTGGCAGCCAAAGTCAGCTTCGTCAAGAACGTCGACGAGCTGGAGAGGTTTGTGCCGAGAAAGCAGATCCACAAGGAACTCGGCGGCGACGAAGACTGGGTATACACGTACCCGGAGCCCGTGCCGGGCGAGAACGACGCGATGCAGGACGAGGCAAGCCGGCAGGCGATCCAGACGGACCGCACGCAGATTGTCAGCCGGTACGAATCGACGGTGCTCGCGTGGATCAAGGCCGGCGCACAGGGCGGCAGCATCGAGGAGCGGAGGAGGGAGCGCGATGCTGTGGCTGAGGAGTTGAGGCAGAACTACTGGAAACTCGACCCCTACGTCCGCGCCCGGACGCTGTACGACCGCATGGGCGTCATCCAGCAGGGTGGCCAGCTCGCGTTCTACCCAGCTGCGCCCGCGGCGCCGGGGCGGGCATCCACCAGCGCAGACGATCTGGACTAG